One stretch of Riemerella columbina DNA includes these proteins:
- a CDS encoding phospho-sugar mutase gives MTTIDKAKLWLSEAFDEETRETVKMMIDSNSPELEDAFYKNLEFGTGGMRGIMGVGTNRLNRYTLGQATQGLANYLHQQFPNQKIKVAIAYDVRHNSKEFGKMVADVLTANGIKVLLFKEHRPTPELSFMVRDKKCNAGIVLTASHNPPEYNGYKVYWNDGAQVVTPNDTAIIEEVLKTQYEDIKFNGNDDLIEWIGEAQDEVYIRACMDNSLYQKDKIGYDQLNIVFTSIHGTTYTTIPKALKMAGFQKIDLVQEQMVPSGNFPTVESPNPEEPAALTMALDLAEVTLADIVIGTDPDGDRLGIAVRNLEGKMQLLNGNQTNMILTDYILSQWQKLGKITGKEFIGSTIVTSDVFFDLAKKYGVECKAGLTGFKWIGKMIREAEGKQKFICGGEESFGFMTGDFVRDKDSCGSILLACEIAAWCKAQGKTMYQYMIEIYQKLGLYQEGLVNIVRKGKEGAEQIKKMMTDFRNSPVQTLAGSRVVLVKDYQEQTAWDILKNEKTTMDSIPQSNVLIYYTEDGTKVAIRPSGTEPKIKFYFSLKDTLDSEKDYEAKVAALNEKIEVIKKDLGLS, from the coding sequence ATGACAACAATAGATAAAGCCAAACTTTGGCTATCAGAAGCTTTTGATGAAGAAACGAGAGAAACCGTAAAAATGATGATAGATTCTAATTCTCCAGAGTTAGAAGATGCTTTTTACAAAAACTTAGAATTCGGTACTGGCGGTATGCGCGGCATTATGGGCGTGGGTACTAATAGATTGAACCGCTACACCTTAGGACAAGCCACACAAGGCTTAGCCAATTATTTGCATCAACAGTTTCCAAATCAAAAAATTAAAGTCGCGATAGCTTATGATGTTAGACACAACTCTAAAGAATTCGGTAAAATGGTGGCTGATGTTTTGACCGCCAATGGCATTAAGGTGTTGTTATTCAAAGAACACCGCCCTACGCCAGAATTATCGTTTATGGTAAGAGATAAAAAATGTAACGCAGGTATCGTGCTCACCGCCTCTCACAACCCACCAGAATACAACGGCTACAAAGTCTATTGGAATGATGGCGCCCAAGTGGTGACGCCTAATGATACCGCCATTATTGAAGAAGTGCTTAAAACCCAATACGAAGACATCAAATTCAACGGAAATGATGATTTAATAGAATGGATTGGCGAGGCACAAGATGAAGTTTATATCCGTGCGTGTATGGATAACTCGCTGTACCAGAAGGACAAAATAGGTTATGACCAGCTCAATATCGTGTTTACTTCTATCCACGGCACCACTTATACCACCATTCCTAAAGCCTTAAAAATGGCAGGCTTCCAAAAAATAGATTTGGTACAAGAACAAATGGTTCCGAGTGGCAATTTCCCAACGGTGGAGAGTCCCAATCCTGAAGAGCCAGCGGCGCTAACGATGGCATTAGATTTGGCAGAAGTAACCCTCGCAGACATTGTGATTGGCACTGATCCAGACGGCGATAGATTAGGAATTGCCGTGAGAAATTTAGAAGGCAAAATGCAGTTACTCAATGGTAACCAAACCAATATGATTCTCACGGATTATATCCTCAGCCAGTGGCAGAAGTTAGGCAAGATTACAGGCAAAGAGTTCATTGGATCTACCATTGTAACCTCCGATGTTTTCTTTGATTTAGCGAAGAAATACGGCGTAGAGTGCAAGGCAGGTTTAACAGGATTCAAGTGGATAGGCAAGATGATTAGAGAAGCCGAAGGCAAGCAAAAATTCATCTGCGGCGGCGAGGAGAGCTTCGGATTTATGACAGGAGATTTCGTCCGAGATAAAGACTCTTGCGGTTCCATTCTTTTAGCCTGCGAAATTGCGGCGTGGTGCAAGGCTCAAGGCAAAACGATGTACCAATATATGATAGAAATTTATCAAAAACTGGGCTTGTATCAGGAAGGATTGGTTAATATCGTGAGAAAAGGCAAAGAAGGGGCAGAGCAAATTAAAAAGATGATGACAGACTTCCGCAACAGCCCAGTGCAAACTTTGGCAGGCTCTCGTGTGGTATTGGTGAAGGATTATCAGGAGCAAACCGCTTGGGATATTTTAAAAAATGAAAAAACCACAATGGACAGCATTCCACAGTCTAATGTGCTGATTTACTACACCGAAGATGGCACCAAAGTCGCGATAAGACCTTCTGGAACAGAGCCGAAAATCAAGTTTTACTTTAGCCTTAAAGACACTTTGGATAGCGAGAAAGATTACGAAGCCAAGGTTGCGGCACTCAATGAAAAAATAGAAGTTATAAAAAAAGATTTAGGCTTATCTTAG